One part of the Rothia sp. ZJ932 genome encodes these proteins:
- the argJ gene encoding bifunctional glutamate N-acetyltransferase/amino-acid acetyltransferase ArgJ translates to MSHYVSSVETLGVTSPAGFKAAGTAAGISVKPGKKDLALVVNEGPSKAAAAVFTTNRFAAAPVLWSQQVLTDGHVDAVLLNSGGANACTGHQGFQDTHVSAELVAELLGISAGDVAVCSTGLIGERLPMDRVAEGIHTVHQQLATGKSTDADAAGAIMTTDTVSKQAGITLANGVTIGGMAKGAGMLAPGLATMLVIITTDAELDSSALDSALREAVRLSFNRADSDGCMSTNDTVLLMASGASQTTPDTEEFARALTLVCQDLAQQLIGDAEGASHDIHVRTFNAETEEQAEEVSRAVARSNLFKTAMFGNDPNWGRVLSEVGTTSATFEPENVNVSINKVQVCTGGGIGEPREKVTMEGTRLVTVDIDLGAGNHEATIITNDLTHDYVHENSAYSS, encoded by the coding sequence GTGAGCCACTACGTATCATCTGTTGAAACCCTCGGTGTTACCTCACCTGCCGGCTTTAAAGCTGCGGGAACCGCGGCGGGCATCAGCGTCAAACCCGGTAAGAAAGACCTTGCTCTGGTGGTCAATGAAGGACCGTCAAAAGCTGCTGCCGCGGTATTCACCACCAATCGCTTTGCGGCGGCACCCGTGCTGTGGAGCCAGCAGGTACTAACTGACGGACACGTGGACGCAGTTCTGCTGAACTCCGGTGGCGCCAACGCCTGCACCGGGCATCAGGGTTTCCAAGATACCCACGTCAGCGCTGAACTGGTAGCTGAGCTGTTAGGTATTTCAGCCGGGGATGTGGCAGTATGCTCTACCGGTCTGATCGGTGAGCGCCTACCCATGGATCGCGTGGCGGAGGGTATTCACACCGTCCACCAGCAGTTGGCTACCGGAAAATCAACCGATGCTGATGCCGCTGGGGCAATTATGACCACCGATACCGTCTCTAAACAGGCGGGCATTACCTTGGCGAACGGGGTAACCATTGGTGGTATGGCGAAGGGGGCGGGCATGCTCGCTCCCGGTCTTGCCACTATGCTCGTGATAATTACTACCGATGCCGAGCTGGATTCATCCGCCCTCGATAGCGCCCTGCGCGAAGCTGTGCGTTTGAGCTTCAACCGCGCTGATTCCGATGGCTGTATGTCAACTAACGATACGGTGCTACTCATGGCATCGGGCGCTTCGCAGACCACCCCCGATACTGAAGAGTTCGCTCGAGCCCTGACCCTTGTCTGTCAGGACCTCGCCCAACAGCTTATTGGCGATGCAGAAGGAGCCAGCCACGATATTCACGTGCGAACCTTCAACGCTGAAACTGAAGAACAAGCAGAAGAAGTCTCACGCGCTGTTGCCCGTTCTAACCTCTTTAAAACCGCTATGTTCGGCAATGACCCCAACTGGGGGCGCGTCCTTTCTGAAGTGGGCACCACCAGCGCCACCTTCGAACCCGAAAACGTGAACGTGAGTATCAACAAGGTGCAGGTATGTACTGGCGGTGGCATCGGCGAACCTCGCGAAAAAGTCACTATGGAAGGTACCCGTTTGGTAACCGTCGATATCGATTTGGGCGCAGGAAATCATGAGGCAACCATCATCACCAACGATCTCACCCACGACTACGTTCATGAGAACTCCGCCTACTCCAGCTAA
- the argC gene encoding N-acetyl-gamma-glutamyl-phosphate reductase, translated as MSISVAVTGATGYAGGEVLRLLATHPEVEVKTVTAHSNAGQRLGDVAPHLRKYAEMMISETSPETLSGHDVVFMMLPHGASAQIAAQLPVNTLVIDAGADHRLNSAEDWEKFYQSEHAGTWPYGLPELIDQTGKKQREKLGGTKRVAVPGCYPTASLLALTPGFQAGVLDSRDVVIVAASGTSGAGKSAKTHLIGAEVMGGMSPYGVGGMHRHTPEIEQGYSLAAGKPVQISFTPTLAPMPRGILVTATAKVTAPVSEEELRTIWEKAYSAEDFVHLLPAGQWPSTKMVQGSNHAVMQLAYDAHAHRVIVTCVIDNLTKGTAGGAIQSMNIALNLPENLGLLQEGLAP; from the coding sequence ATGAGTATTTCAGTAGCTGTCACGGGAGCCACCGGCTATGCTGGCGGAGAGGTCTTACGCCTGCTTGCCACCCACCCCGAGGTTGAGGTTAAAACTGTCACCGCGCATTCAAATGCGGGGCAACGTCTGGGAGATGTGGCGCCCCACCTGCGTAAATATGCAGAGATGATGATTTCTGAGACTAGCCCCGAAACCCTGAGCGGTCACGATGTTGTTTTTATGATGCTGCCGCACGGCGCGTCCGCCCAGATCGCCGCCCAGCTACCTGTAAACACCCTCGTCATTGATGCAGGCGCTGACCACCGCTTGAACAGCGCTGAGGACTGGGAGAAGTTTTACCAGAGTGAGCACGCTGGCACCTGGCCCTACGGGCTGCCCGAGTTGATCGATCAGACAGGAAAGAAGCAGCGCGAGAAACTGGGGGGTACCAAGCGTGTCGCTGTTCCGGGGTGTTACCCCACGGCGTCCCTGCTGGCGCTGACCCCCGGTTTTCAAGCGGGAGTTTTGGACTCTCGCGACGTGGTGATTGTTGCTGCATCGGGCACTTCCGGGGCAGGTAAATCAGCTAAAACCCACCTGATTGGTGCGGAGGTTATGGGCGGTATGAGCCCCTACGGCGTGGGTGGTATGCACCGTCACACCCCCGAAATTGAACAGGGCTACTCGCTGGCAGCGGGGAAGCCTGTGCAGATTTCTTTTACCCCGACTCTGGCACCCATGCCTAGGGGCATTCTGGTAACAGCGACCGCCAAGGTGACCGCGCCAGTAAGTGAAGAAGAGCTGCGCACCATCTGGGAAAAAGCCTATAGCGCAGAAGATTTTGTGCATCTACTCCCTGCCGGTCAGTGGCCCAGCACCAAGATGGTGCAGGGCTCTAATCACGCAGTGATGCAGCTTGCTTACGATGCCCACGCCCATCGAGTCATCGTTACCTGTGTGATTGATAACCTCACCAAGGGAACAGCAGGTGGGGCAATCCAATCCATGAATATCGCACTTAACCTGCCCGAGAACTTGGGGCTGTTACAGGAAGGTCTGGCACCGTGA
- the deoD gene encoding purine-nucleoside phosphorylase has product MSSAPLTPHIDPKGAPIAQTVLLPGDPLRAQFIAENYLTNVVQINSVRNMFGYTGDFNGKQITVMGSGMGVPSASLYTWELINVFGVKRIIRIGSCGGMDDALDTYDIVVAASSSTDSNFMSQYKLPGTFAPTASWSLLSAIAEEAKKQNVPLHVGNVLTSDVFYRHDPSDTKKWADMGVLAVEMESAGIYATAAAAGAEALAVFTVSDHIFKGTETTAKERQNAFTTMMELVLPVAAEA; this is encoded by the coding sequence GTGTCATCTGCCCCCTTAACCCCGCACATTGACCCCAAAGGCGCTCCCATCGCCCAGACCGTCCTCCTACCCGGCGATCCCCTACGTGCCCAGTTCATCGCAGAAAACTACCTCACCAACGTCGTTCAGATTAACTCCGTCCGCAATATGTTCGGTTACACCGGCGACTTCAACGGCAAGCAGATCACCGTCATGGGCTCAGGCATGGGTGTACCCTCAGCCAGCCTCTACACCTGGGAACTCATCAACGTTTTCGGCGTCAAACGCATTATCCGCATCGGCTCCTGCGGCGGCATGGACGACGCCCTCGATACCTACGACATCGTAGTAGCAGCCTCATCCTCCACCGACTCCAACTTCATGAGCCAGTACAAGCTACCCGGCACCTTCGCACCCACAGCCTCCTGGTCACTTCTGAGCGCGATTGCCGAAGAAGCCAAAAAACAGAATGTACCCCTCCACGTCGGCAACGTTCTCACCTCAGACGTCTTCTACCGCCACGACCCCAGCGACACCAAAAAGTGGGCTGACATGGGCGTCCTCGCCGTCGAAATGGAATCAGCAGGCATCTACGCCACAGCTGCAGCCGCCGGTGCCGAAGCGCTCGCAGTCTTCACCGTCTCAGACCACATCTTCAAGGGCACCGAAACAACCGCCAAAGAACGCCAGAACGCCTTCACCACCATGATGGAACTCGTTCTACCCGTAGCCGCAGAAGCCTAA
- the pheT gene encoding phenylalanine--tRNA ligase subunit beta: MRIPLSWLREYAPVPADATAEDVMADLVKVGLEEEDVHRPTDELSGPIVVGQVLSMEPETHSNGKTVNWCQVRVVPEGQTQTLTGKGIEDSGVQGIICGAHNFVPGDKVVVTLPGAVLPGGFAITARKTYGHKSAGMIASVKELGIGDDHGGILVLSTLGLDPEVGTDAMELLGLYDQAAEVNVTPDRGYGFSIRGIAREYCHATGNTFDDFVLELAAKAPAANVAGFPVAVEDAAPIHGKPGCTRFVTRKVTGFDASAPVPTWMSSRLRLAGVRSISLAVDISNYVMLETGQPLHFYDAEKLSGSITVRRASAGETLTTLDEKKRQLHAEDLLITDESGPIGLAGVMGGASTEVSESTTSILVESARFDEVSVARTARRHKLTSEASKRFERGVDPQIQAAAAQRAVELLVELGGAQIEEGVTDYGDTFEPTVVELPNAYTSSRVGINFTPEQITGALTEIGAQVETGTSSYTVTVPSWRPDITDKEDLTEEVARLVGYDQIPSTLPVAPPGRGYSLEQTVRRRVLNALAAAGGTEVFAYPFVSADDNNRWASASAAETVDSIKLANPIAENTGWLRRSLLPGLTTVLKRNVSRGFRNLAIFETGHVFIPKGQMGADTIPGLGEKPSDDVLTSINDGLPHQPRFIAGVFAGADAEATPGVTPRAYDWQDAVDAVRLISAVAGVEIVISQGAHQAFHPGRTAALSLADGTHLGYAGELHPKLLASLDMPERSAAYELDFTALVAAKTGVVEATGIFGYPATNQDVALIVDAQIPAADLKATLAEGAGELLEDIRVFDDYRGTGIEEGKKSVAFTLRFRATDRTLTADEATAAREAAVALVTERHGATQRA; this comes from the coding sequence ATGCGAATTCCTTTGTCATGGCTGCGTGAATACGCGCCTGTTCCTGCAGATGCTACTGCAGAAGATGTAATGGCTGACCTGGTGAAGGTCGGTCTTGAAGAAGAAGATGTGCATCGCCCCACTGACGAGTTGAGCGGCCCCATCGTGGTAGGTCAGGTGCTCTCTATGGAGCCTGAAACCCACTCCAACGGCAAAACCGTGAACTGGTGCCAGGTGCGTGTGGTGCCTGAGGGACAGACCCAAACCTTGACCGGTAAGGGCATCGAAGATTCAGGTGTGCAGGGCATTATCTGCGGCGCCCACAACTTCGTACCCGGCGACAAGGTGGTTGTGACCCTTCCCGGTGCTGTTCTGCCCGGTGGCTTCGCCATCACCGCTCGTAAGACCTACGGTCACAAGTCGGCTGGCATGATTGCTTCTGTCAAAGAGCTCGGTATTGGTGACGATCATGGTGGTATTTTGGTGCTCTCAACCCTCGGTCTTGACCCCGAGGTAGGTACGGACGCGATGGAGCTGCTGGGTCTGTACGATCAGGCAGCAGAAGTGAACGTCACCCCCGACCGTGGCTACGGTTTCTCCATTCGCGGTATCGCCCGCGAGTACTGCCACGCTACCGGTAACACCTTTGACGATTTCGTGCTGGAACTGGCAGCGAAAGCGCCGGCAGCTAACGTTGCTGGGTTCCCCGTTGCTGTTGAGGACGCAGCACCCATCCACGGTAAGCCCGGTTGCACCCGCTTCGTGACCCGCAAGGTCACCGGCTTTGATGCATCCGCCCCGGTACCCACCTGGATGTCATCACGCCTGCGCCTCGCCGGTGTACGTTCCATCTCACTGGCTGTCGATATCTCTAACTACGTCATGCTTGAGACCGGTCAGCCCCTGCATTTCTACGACGCTGAAAAACTCAGCGGTAGCATCACCGTGCGTCGCGCGTCCGCTGGTGAAACACTCACTACCCTGGACGAGAAAAAGCGCCAGCTTCACGCAGAAGATCTGCTGATTACCGATGAGTCGGGCCCCATTGGTCTTGCCGGTGTCATGGGTGGAGCTTCTACCGAAGTGAGCGAATCGACCACTTCAATTCTGGTGGAATCTGCCCGTTTTGACGAGGTTTCTGTTGCTCGCACTGCCCGCCGTCACAAGCTTACCTCAGAGGCGTCCAAGCGTTTCGAACGCGGTGTGGATCCGCAGATTCAGGCTGCCGCAGCTCAGCGTGCCGTGGAACTGCTGGTTGAACTCGGTGGTGCTCAAATCGAAGAGGGCGTTACCGACTACGGCGATACTTTTGAACCCACCGTGGTTGAACTGCCCAACGCCTACACCTCATCGCGCGTCGGTATTAACTTCACCCCCGAGCAGATCACCGGTGCGCTGACCGAAATCGGTGCCCAGGTTGAAACCGGCACCAGTTCCTACACTGTGACTGTACCCTCATGGCGTCCTGATATCACCGACAAAGAAGACCTGACCGAAGAGGTTGCGCGTCTGGTGGGTTACGACCAGATTCCATCTACCCTGCCCGTTGCCCCTCCCGGCCGCGGTTACAGCCTTGAACAGACCGTGCGCCGTCGCGTCCTCAACGCACTGGCAGCAGCAGGTGGCACCGAGGTCTTTGCCTATCCCTTCGTCTCAGCAGACGATAATAACCGTTGGGCATCAGCTTCTGCCGCAGAGACCGTAGACTCAATTAAGCTGGCAAACCCGATTGCTGAGAACACCGGTTGGCTGCGTCGTTCTTTGCTACCCGGTCTGACCACGGTGCTCAAGCGCAATGTCTCCCGTGGCTTCCGCAACTTGGCGATCTTTGAAACCGGGCACGTCTTTATTCCCAAGGGCCAGATGGGCGCAGACACTATTCCCGGTTTGGGCGAAAAGCCCTCTGATGATGTTTTGACATCTATCAATGACGGTCTGCCTCACCAGCCCCGTTTCATTGCTGGCGTGTTTGCTGGCGCTGACGCTGAGGCTACCCCCGGTGTGACACCGCGCGCCTACGATTGGCAGGACGCGGTGGACGCCGTCCGCCTCATCTCTGCCGTTGCAGGTGTTGAGATTGTGATTTCTCAGGGTGCCCACCAGGCATTCCATCCCGGTCGCACCGCTGCCCTCTCACTGGCAGATGGTACTCACTTGGGGTACGCAGGCGAACTGCATCCCAAGCTGCTGGCAAGCCTGGACATGCCCGAACGCTCTGCTGCCTACGAACTGGATTTCACTGCACTTGTTGCGGCGAAAACCGGTGTTGTAGAAGCAACCGGTATCTTCGGCTACCCAGCAACCAACCAAGATGTTGCGTTGATTGTGGATGCGCAGATTCCCGCTGCCGACCTCAAAGCAACCCTTGCTGAGGGCGCCGGAGAGCTGCTCGAAGACATCCGAGTCTTTGACGACTACCGCGGTACCGGTATTGAAGAGGGCAAGAAGTCTGTTGCCTTCACCTTGCGCTTCCGTGCTACCGATCGCACCCTGACCGCTGATGAGGCAACTGCTGCCCGCGAAGCAGCGGTTGCTCTGGTCACCGAGCGTCACGGGGCTACTCAGCGAGCATAA
- the pheS gene encoding phenylalanine--tRNA ligase subunit alpha yields the protein MTDSLPEETQNPRSYEVLANLTQVLENDPNGLETVREAFTAEYERAAHEITENATDFDELKRIRLAFTGDKGAFTLANKQMRNLSKEHKAEVGKLMGQARGRLAKVLDARTSQLEEEREARILVEEAVDVTATSGRRHAGARHPINVLQENLTDIFVGMGWEVADGPELESEWYNFDSLNFKPDHPARELQDTFFVDPVEKHLMLRTHTSPVQMRSLLSRGVSQERPLYIVCPGQVYRTDELDATHTPVFHQIEGLAVDKGLTMADLKGTLEHMARAMFGSEAKIRLRPNYFPFTEPSAELDIWHPDAKGGPAWIEWGGCGMVHPNVLRAAGIDPEVYSGFAFGMGIERTLMFRNGVADMHDMIEGDIRFSQQFGMEI from the coding sequence ATGACTGATTCTTTGCCTGAGGAAACTCAGAACCCTCGTTCCTATGAGGTTCTAGCTAACCTCACCCAGGTTCTTGAGAACGACCCCAACGGTCTTGAAACAGTGCGCGAGGCTTTCACCGCCGAATACGAACGCGCTGCCCACGAGATCACCGAAAACGCTACTGACTTTGATGAACTCAAACGAATCCGACTTGCCTTCACCGGCGATAAGGGCGCTTTTACTCTTGCTAATAAGCAGATGCGCAACCTCTCCAAAGAGCACAAAGCTGAAGTCGGCAAACTGATGGGGCAAGCCCGCGGACGCCTGGCTAAGGTTTTAGACGCCCGTACTTCCCAGCTTGAAGAGGAACGCGAAGCACGCATCCTGGTTGAAGAAGCAGTGGACGTTACCGCTACCTCTGGTCGCCGTCACGCAGGCGCTCGCCACCCCATTAACGTTTTGCAGGAAAACCTAACCGATATCTTCGTCGGCATGGGCTGGGAAGTCGCAGACGGCCCTGAATTAGAATCAGAGTGGTACAACTTTGACTCCCTGAACTTCAAACCTGACCACCCCGCCCGCGAGCTGCAGGACACCTTCTTCGTTGACCCCGTTGAGAAGCACCTGATGCTACGCACCCACACCTCACCGGTTCAGATGCGCTCGCTGCTTTCACGCGGTGTGAGTCAGGAGCGCCCGCTGTACATTGTCTGCCCCGGTCAGGTCTACCGCACCGATGAGCTGGATGCCACCCACACCCCGGTCTTCCACCAGATCGAGGGCTTGGCAGTTGATAAGGGTCTGACCATGGCAGATCTCAAGGGCACCCTGGAGCACATGGCACGCGCCATGTTCGGTTCGGAGGCGAAGATTCGTCTGCGTCCCAACTACTTCCCCTTTACTGAGCCCTCTGCTGAGCTTGATATCTGGCACCCGGACGCCAAAGGCGGGCCCGCCTGGATCGAGTGGGGTGGCTGCGGTATGGTACACCCTAACGTTCTGCGCGCTGCTGGCATCGACCCCGAAGTTTACTCAGGTTTTGCTTTCGGTATGGGGATTGAGCGCACTCTTATGTTCCGCAACGGCGTAGCCGATATGCACGACATGATTGAAGGCGATATTCGTTTTTCACAGCAGTTTGGGATGGAGATCTAA
- a CDS encoding (deoxy)nucleoside triphosphate pyrophosphohydrolase, which translates to MVETFEVQVVGAAIVDSLEHPTKILVGQRSAPEKVAGLWEFPGGKVDAGESCQQALLRELTEELGVTATLGREIAGPHAQGWQLTDRHAMRVWFAEISSGEPQPLQDHHELRWCSLDQSLLNIEWIPADFPIVEQLLAQLSASRISITCSLSYGG; encoded by the coding sequence TTGGTAGAAACGTTCGAAGTTCAGGTAGTGGGCGCAGCAATCGTTGATTCGCTGGAGCACCCCACTAAAATTCTGGTTGGTCAGCGTAGCGCTCCTGAGAAAGTAGCGGGGTTGTGGGAGTTTCCCGGTGGAAAGGTCGATGCCGGTGAGAGCTGCCAACAGGCATTACTGCGCGAGCTGACAGAAGAACTCGGTGTTACAGCTACTTTAGGACGCGAAATTGCCGGGCCTCACGCTCAGGGATGGCAACTCACTGACCGCCATGCCATGCGTGTATGGTTTGCTGAAATTTCAAGCGGTGAACCCCAGCCCCTGCAAGACCACCACGAATTACGCTGGTGCTCGCTCGATCAGTCTCTGCTGAATATCGAGTGGATTCCGGCTGATTTTCCCATCGTAGAGCAGCTGTTGGCTCAGCTTTCAGCGTCCCGCATCAGCATTACCTGTAGCCTTAGCTACGGTGGATAG
- a CDS encoding RNA methyltransferase yields the protein MDFRERLCTPVIMENPHADRVKDIAKLATRTGRNKKNQFLVEGPQAVREALKAHQQRPVLDAVYITESAFDRHDDIVELMEEVHGTPTPEQGRKVFMRMVTDEVLDAMAESVSPQGIIAVSFMFDVTPADIWGAEGINPRLVAVLARVQDPGNAGTIFRAADAAGADLIVCTKGTVDLYNPKAVRSTAGSIFHVPVISGVDLEEFAEDAKAQGIGVLAADGYGRVNIYDLEDAAAAQRFGVELEKKTKYDLSQKTMWLFGNEAQGLNAEEKRAATLRVAVPVHGQAESLNVGIASAVCLYASARAQNATGTVAS from the coding sequence ATGGATTTTAGAGAACGCCTTTGCACTCCCGTTATTATGGAAAACCCTCACGCTGATCGCGTGAAAGATATCGCGAAACTTGCTACCCGTACGGGGCGCAATAAAAAGAACCAGTTTTTGGTGGAGGGACCACAGGCGGTGCGGGAGGCTCTCAAAGCTCACCAGCAGCGTCCGGTGCTTGACGCAGTGTACATTACTGAATCAGCCTTTGACCGTCACGATGACATTGTTGAGCTGATGGAAGAAGTACATGGCACACCCACCCCCGAGCAGGGGCGTAAGGTCTTCATGCGTATGGTGACCGACGAGGTGCTGGATGCGATGGCTGAATCCGTTTCACCGCAGGGCATCATTGCTGTGAGCTTCATGTTCGATGTGACTCCTGCTGACATTTGGGGTGCTGAGGGTATCAACCCCCGACTGGTTGCTGTGCTGGCACGTGTACAAGACCCTGGTAATGCGGGCACCATCTTCCGCGCAGCCGATGCTGCCGGTGCTGATTTGATTGTGTGTACCAAGGGCACCGTCGATTTGTATAACCCCAAGGCGGTGCGTTCTACTGCGGGCTCAATCTTTCACGTGCCGGTGATCTCCGGTGTGGATCTTGAAGAGTTTGCTGAGGACGCGAAGGCTCAGGGCATCGGCGTACTGGCAGCCGATGGCTACGGTCGTGTCAATATCTATGATCTCGAAGATGCCGCTGCTGCTCAGCGTTTCGGCGTTGAACTAGAGAAGAAAACTAAGTATGACCTATCGCAGAAAACCATGTGGCTCTTTGGCAACGAAGCCCAGGGGCTGAACGCTGAAGAGAAACGCGCTGCGACCCTTCGCGTAGCGGTTCCCGTACACGGTCAGGCAGAATCCCTGAACGTTGGTATTGCTTCTGCTGTGTGTCTGTACGCTTCGGCTCGTGCTCAGAACGCCACCGGAACGGTAGCGAGCTAA
- a CDS encoding NAD(P)H-dependent oxidoreductase yields MQNKEIKNLVLEASERRSAIKFFDPEKKITREDMDYILEVARLSPSSVGGQGWRFVVLENPEVKEALKPFSWGAARQLDSASHFVLLLAKRNMHYNGPHMQASLESRNLSPEDYAKAIETYKNFQVDDMQLDTDRALFDWAAKQTYIALGNMMTAAALINIDSCPIEGFNVQKANNLLAEHKILDPEEEGIVTMLALGYRQQDLPWPKNRKPAEEVITWAQSLTP; encoded by the coding sequence GTGCAGAACAAAGAGATCAAAAACCTAGTTCTTGAAGCCAGCGAACGTCGAAGCGCCATCAAATTTTTTGACCCCGAGAAAAAAATCACCCGCGAAGACATGGATTACATCCTGGAAGTCGCCCGTCTCTCCCCCAGCTCTGTGGGCGGACAAGGCTGGCGTTTCGTAGTCTTGGAAAACCCCGAGGTCAAAGAAGCGCTCAAGCCCTTTAGCTGGGGCGCAGCCCGACAGCTGGATAGCGCCAGCCACTTTGTTCTTCTACTCGCAAAGCGCAATATGCACTACAATGGTCCGCACATGCAAGCTTCCCTAGAAAGCCGCAACCTCTCACCTGAAGATTACGCCAAGGCTATTGAGACCTACAAAAACTTTCAGGTCGATGACATGCAACTAGACACTGATCGCGCGCTCTTTGACTGGGCAGCGAAACAGACCTACATTGCCTTAGGCAATATGATGACCGCAGCAGCTCTAATCAATATTGACTCCTGCCCCATTGAAGGCTTCAACGTACAAAAAGCTAACAACCTGCTAGCTGAACACAAAATTCTAGACCCCGAAGAAGAAGGCATCGTCACCATGCTCGCGCTGGGCTACCGCCAGCAAGATCTGCCCTGGCCCAAAAACCGTAAGCCAGCCGAGGAAGTCATTACCTGGGCACAATCGTTAACCCCGTAG
- the rplT gene encoding 50S ribosomal protein L20 has protein sequence MARVKRAVNAHKKRRVILERASGYRGQRSRLYRKAKEQVIHSLVYSYDHRRKKKGDFRRLWIQRINAAARAEGLTYNRFIQGLKAAEVEVDRRMLAELAVNDAEAFSALVQIAKDNLPEDTSAPKVA, from the coding sequence GTGGCACGTGTGAAGCGCGCGGTTAACGCGCATAAGAAGCGTCGCGTCATTCTGGAACGCGCATCAGGTTACCGTGGTCAGCGATCACGCCTTTACCGTAAGGCAAAAGAGCAGGTCATTCACTCGCTGGTGTACAGCTACGACCACCGTCGTAAAAAGAAGGGTGACTTCCGTCGCCTGTGGATTCAGCGTATCAACGCTGCAGCTCGCGCTGAAGGTCTGACTTACAACCGTTTCATCCAAGGTCTGAAAGCTGCTGAGGTTGAGGTTGACCGTCGTATGCTGGCTGAGCTGGCTGTAAACGATGCAGAGGCTTTCTCAGCTCTGGTTCAGATCGCTAAGGACAACCTGCCTGAAGACACTTCAGCACCCAAGGTTGCCTAA
- the rpmI gene encoding 50S ribosomal protein L35, translating to MPKQKTHSGAKKRFKLTGTGKVKRQQANRRHYLEHKSSRVTRRLASDQIVTGGQAKVIKKMLGK from the coding sequence ATGCCGAAGCAGAAGACCCACTCTGGTGCTAAAAAGCGCTTCAAGCTCACCGGTACTGGCAAGGTAAAGCGCCAGCAGGCAAACCGTCGCCACTACCTGGAGCACAAGTCATCACGCGTGACCCGTCGTCTGGCATCAGACCAGATTGTAACCGGTGGTCAGGCTAAAGTCATCAAGAAGATGCTGGGTAAGTAA
- the infC gene encoding translation initiation factor IF-3 has product MSDPRINERIRVPEVRLVGPGGEQVGIVRVEDALRLARESDLDLVEVAPNAKPPVCKLMDFGKFKYEAAVKARESRKKQVNSALKEIRFRLKIDTHDYETKVGHARRFLTGGDKVKAMIQFRGREQQRPEMGVRLLRRMATDLAGVSTVESNPRVDGRNMVMVLAPLRGKAESRQNVAKASGGRKGRERIDTTTATPVSNSLADAMPEELKAQASAEKQN; this is encoded by the coding sequence ATTAGCGATCCACGTATCAATGAAAGAATCCGCGTTCCCGAGGTCCGTCTTGTCGGTCCGGGCGGCGAGCAGGTAGGCATCGTTCGCGTTGAAGATGCTCTGCGTCTGGCGCGCGAATCTGATCTTGACTTGGTTGAAGTCGCGCCGAACGCTAAGCCTCCGGTGTGCAAGCTGATGGACTTCGGCAAGTTCAAGTACGAGGCTGCTGTCAAGGCGCGTGAATCCCGCAAGAAGCAGGTCAATTCTGCTTTGAAGGAAATCCGTTTCCGTCTTAAGATTGACACCCATGACTATGAAACCAAGGTGGGTCACGCACGTCGTTTTCTCACCGGTGGTGACAAAGTCAAGGCTATGATTCAGTTCCGTGGTCGTGAACAGCAACGCCCCGAGATGGGTGTGCGCCTGCTTAGGCGTATGGCTACCGACCTGGCAGGGGTTAGCACCGTTGAGTCTAACCCCCGCGTCGATGGTCGCAACATGGTGATGGTTCTTGCCCCGCTTCGCGGCAAGGCAGAATCACGCCAGAATGTAGCCAAGGCATCAGGCGGGCGCAAGGGTCGCGAACGCATTGACACCACCACTGCTACTCCCGTGTCTAACTCTCTGGCAGATGCAATGCCCGAAGAGTTGAAGGCTCAGGCGTCAGCAGAGAAACAGAACTGA
- a CDS encoding DUF1844 domain-containing protein, translated as MTNENQNAFRFEDSAPETKQTSSYEPTAEEIDAVNAQMRDIAEVPAVEIITTAAVHLMSAAAVKCGLAADENAEELKDLDEARKLITALAGFLTAASPEIGSQHAAPLRDGLRTLQLAFKEASTIPDAPGAGPGEKFTGPVF; from the coding sequence ATGACTAACGAAAATCAGAATGCTTTCCGCTTCGAGGATTCAGCCCCCGAAACTAAGCAAACCTCAAGCTACGAACCCACTGCCGAAGAAATCGACGCTGTGAACGCGCAGATGCGCGATATCGCCGAAGTTCCCGCAGTCGAAATCATTACCACCGCAGCTGTTCACCTCATGAGCGCCGCAGCCGTCAAGTGCGGTTTGGCTGCTGATGAAAACGCAGAAGAACTCAAAGACCTGGACGAAGCCCGCAAGCTCATTACCGCTCTTGCAGGGTTCCTCACCGCAGCGTCCCCTGAGATTGGCTCCCAGCACGCAGCTCCCCTGCGCGATGGTCTGCGCACTCTACAGCTGGCTTTCAAAGAAGCATCCACTATTCCCGATGCTCCCGGAGCCGGCCCCGGCGAAAAGTTCACCGGACCCGTTTTCTAA